A genomic segment from Alistipes senegalensis JC50 encodes:
- a CDS encoding DUF4962 domain-containing protein, which yields MKRILLLAALFAALGAEAQLPAEIRLDKRSLRPRYREWARPSGGVAVTQNPPALLWPAAGDSKRSLYRVRLSQDSTFAGVTPSEPFEWAAYACHEPLAEGRWYWQWSVSEPGAPERWSEVNAFTVDASCRRFATPTGAELARRVAAMPHHRLYVPRDGADAFRTRAQRNPEARELVRKARRNLNMDLVPVAPTRPRDTTGMTPFQKKSLVNFMYHKFGEVVTQPVVDFSTAYLITGEEPFRDAAVRHALHAASLPVDSDATSEDFNRSAIMYGLAVGYDTACDRMTPEERTAVLEAIRVRGEHFYRHYVKDFETHSMDNHVWQHTFRNFFFSAIATLGDLPEAEKWFRYCYEVWCARFPILGGDDGGWHDGSSYMQANLVTFIYVPFVLSRLTGTDFFDLPWFRNLPSFLVYSFPKGSYATGFGDDYEKMTSPSQLYMGFADALARELRSPEARWYADQLIGSDPKNLYRSKGFTLYRILTDKPIDNVSPQAPGRNTSRFYPDAGFSLMHTDPADASDDLMAAFFALPFGSTGHAHAAHNGFTINYGGRQLFGGTGYYSNFNDKHTLMHYRSRGHNTILADGLAQVIGENGYGWLARFADNEALTYTLGDASHAYDSIRTPFWIDRMEKSEVACTPENGIGDPGVTRFRRHFLFLKPDVIVVYDELEAREPVAWTWLLHSHNRMAQAGENAVAASNGAAEGRMELFTSGELTLNLTDRFFSPAINWKKRTGPDGRVQEYVNHWHAEFTTAAKSRAQRFLAVFRITPEGRKPLTLKGGAKGRVTVGGWSVSAELDASKPASLSVTDRRGNAVLYNTPVSETAGSTVVRRRGEPARELVDVVPASVR from the coding sequence ATGAAAAGAATCCTGCTTCTGGCCGCGCTTTTCGCGGCCCTCGGCGCCGAGGCGCAGCTTCCGGCCGAAATCCGGCTCGACAAACGCTCGCTGCGGCCCCGCTACCGCGAATGGGCCCGGCCGTCGGGCGGCGTCGCGGTGACGCAGAATCCGCCCGCGCTGCTCTGGCCCGCCGCGGGCGACTCGAAGCGCTCTCTCTACCGCGTGCGGCTGTCGCAGGACAGCACCTTCGCCGGAGTTACGCCCTCGGAACCGTTCGAATGGGCGGCTTATGCCTGCCACGAGCCGCTGGCCGAAGGACGCTGGTACTGGCAATGGTCCGTTTCGGAGCCCGGCGCCCCGGAACGCTGGTCGGAGGTCAACGCCTTCACGGTCGATGCTTCGTGCCGGCGGTTCGCCACCCCGACGGGTGCCGAACTGGCGCGCCGGGTCGCCGCCATGCCGCACCACAGGCTCTATGTCCCGCGTGACGGGGCCGACGCTTTCCGCACGCGGGCGCAGCGGAATCCCGAAGCCCGGGAGTTGGTCCGCAAGGCCCGCAGGAACCTGAATATGGACCTCGTGCCCGTCGCCCCGACACGTCCGCGCGACACGACGGGGATGACGCCATTTCAGAAAAAATCGCTCGTCAACTTCATGTACCACAAGTTCGGCGAGGTGGTCACGCAGCCCGTCGTGGACTTCTCGACGGCCTACCTGATCACGGGCGAGGAGCCGTTCCGCGACGCCGCGGTGCGCCACGCCCTGCATGCCGCGTCGCTGCCCGTTGACAGCGACGCCACATCGGAGGATTTCAACCGCTCGGCCATCATGTACGGGCTCGCGGTGGGCTACGATACGGCCTGCGACCGCATGACCCCGGAGGAGCGGACCGCGGTGCTCGAAGCCATCCGCGTCCGGGGCGAACACTTCTACCGCCACTACGTCAAGGATTTCGAGACCCATTCGATGGACAACCACGTCTGGCAGCACACCTTCCGCAACTTCTTCTTCTCGGCCATCGCCACGCTGGGCGACCTTCCCGAGGCCGAAAAGTGGTTCCGCTACTGCTACGAGGTGTGGTGCGCGCGCTTCCCGATCCTGGGCGGCGACGACGGCGGCTGGCACGACGGCAGCAGCTACATGCAGGCCAATCTCGTGACGTTCATTTACGTGCCGTTCGTCCTCTCGCGCCTGACGGGCACGGATTTCTTCGACCTGCCGTGGTTCCGCAACCTGCCGTCGTTCCTCGTCTACTCCTTCCCGAAAGGCTCCTACGCTACGGGCTTCGGCGACGACTACGAGAAGATGACCTCTCCGTCGCAGCTCTACATGGGTTTCGCCGACGCGCTGGCCCGCGAACTCCGGAGTCCCGAGGCGCGGTGGTATGCCGACCAACTGATCGGCAGCGACCCGAAGAACCTCTACCGCTCGAAGGGCTTCACGCTCTACCGCATCCTGACCGACAAGCCGATCGACAACGTGAGCCCGCAGGCCCCCGGGCGCAACACCTCGCGCTTCTATCCCGACGCGGGCTTTTCGCTGATGCATACCGATCCGGCCGATGCGTCGGACGACCTGATGGCGGCCTTCTTCGCCCTGCCGTTCGGCTCGACGGGACACGCCCACGCCGCGCACAACGGCTTCACGATCAACTACGGCGGCCGCCAGCTGTTCGGCGGCACGGGCTACTATTCGAATTTCAACGACAAGCATACGTTGATGCACTACCGTTCGCGGGGCCACAATACGATCCTCGCCGACGGACTGGCGCAGGTCATCGGCGAGAACGGCTACGGCTGGCTGGCGCGCTTCGCCGACAACGAGGCGCTGACCTACACGCTGGGCGACGCCTCGCACGCCTACGACTCGATCCGCACGCCGTTCTGGATCGACCGCATGGAGAAATCGGAGGTGGCCTGCACGCCCGAAAACGGCATCGGCGATCCGGGCGTCACGCGCTTCCGCCGTCATTTCCTCTTCCTGAAACCCGACGTGATCGTCGTTTACGACGAGCTGGAGGCCCGCGAACCCGTCGCGTGGACGTGGCTGCTGCACAGCCACAACCGCATGGCGCAGGCCGGAGAGAACGCCGTCGCGGCCTCCAACGGGGCGGCCGAGGGGCGGATGGAGCTCTTCACCTCGGGAGAACTGACGCTGAACCTGACGGACCGCTTCTTCTCCCCGGCGATCAACTGGAAGAAGCGCACGGGACCCGACGGCCGGGTGCAGGAGTATGTGAATCATTGGCATGCGGAGTTCACGACCGCGGCGAAAAGCCGTGCGCAGCGTTTCCTGGCCGTCTTCCGCATCACCCCCGAGGGGCGCAAGCCGCTGACGCTGAAAGGCGGTGCGAAGGGGCGCGTGACGGTCGGCGGATGGAGCGTCTCGGCGGAGCTCGACGCCTCGAAACCCGCGTCGCTCTCCGTCACGGACCGCCGCGGCAACGCCGTGCTCTACAACACTCCGGTGTCGGAAACCGCGGGCAGCACCGTTGTCCGTCGCCGGGGCGAGCCCGCCCGCGAACTGGTCGATGTCGTGCCGGCTTCGGTGCGCTGA
- a CDS encoding hybrid sensor histidine kinase/response regulator transcription factor: MLKLKPTLLLFALLSVFSGRAFAAAIEFRTLSVNEGLSQSTVLAIAQDGMGRIWMGTQDGLNCYDGYSFSVFRCVEGDPQSLGDNSVNALYADGGLLWIGTASGLSCYDAAAQRFENFRLEGRNMQVADIAATADGDLILATDLGIVLFDRESRELEIRTYLAGISVHAVCPSRDGFLVGTSNGVYTYSSTYGNAVRILPQMARYDIASIVADGDGYWVATHGNGLYRLDGALQVTGRYDAASNPGLVSDYIRVLKTDSGGRLWIGTFDGLSIRDPQSGRFERHVHTSDPGSLSHNSIRSIFIDAQRGVWLGTYYGGVSYYHPLARRFGILRHDPVRNSLGDNTVSCIVEDPSSESLWIGTNDDGVNLYDRRTGRFSEFNTANGALLSNNVKCVLPDGRGRVWIGTHAGGLSSMDVATRRTRHYPVNASIPINNSCYSLLDGGDGTLWVGTLNGLLSFDIAAGRFSRHLCTDYESKLGSLQITTLFRDSKGRVWIGTGAGLYLWQPDVKQVMACELTLAKNGISPPLRQDVPVMCVAEDTHRNIWIGTRQGLFRYNAPDNSFTRFTVADGLPNDFVYGILEDELARLWISTNNGLACFDTQKNTFRRYSLCDGIANNQFNIYSYCRSRDGVFWFGGIGGITWFRPHDLVDNPFAPAPQITGVDVADSDGDRRVRIERDSAGCVVAAAFPSVRNIFTVRFVAVNPLAGGRNTFAYKLEGFNTRWYETSHLEANYSNLKPGHYLFKVRAANNDGRWNDEPATVEIRVLPMWWQTLAAKILWVLLALGFVGGVVAALLGRIKMKMQLRVERLEKESIGQLSQEKIRFYINLSHELRTPLTLILSPLQEIREHGTADKYVASRLNYIYRNSLKLLHIINQLLDYRKAELEMFKMKVAVQDVDAIVAEVFSMFEEVAQNRDMDYILSSELKGEALPVDRMFLEMMLTNLLSNAFKFTPDGGIVRVALQRGEGCFRLTVRDSGIGIPQDQQERIFERFYQVNESHAGSGIGLSIVRRIVELHEGSISLRSEPGRFSEFTITLPDDIAAYPAGKRAGEHDVRASIIRDAEKFLPEEWSGESGDFAPDEEASEEKRGTILVAEANAEVARYIADHFKSRYGVETFSDGNEALERLKMLEPDIIIADRVLPGLDGLKLCQAVKQNIRTCHIPVVLLAAEGSVEEQITGIEAGADSYLPMPLSISLLAANVQNLLKARYRMRHYYSDDAEIDPDKITSNSMDGEFLKKAIRIVEENMDNEEFSSNDFSKALCMSRSNLHLKMKSITGESATKFIRKIRFNYACKLLLDRKYSISEISSMVGFNSPSYFATSFKKHVGCLPTEYVRSRSKSGEKAG, from the coding sequence ATGCTGAAACTCAAACCTACGCTTCTCCTGTTCGCACTTCTTTCCGTTTTTTCCGGCAGGGCCTTCGCCGCGGCCATCGAATTCCGCACGCTGTCGGTCAACGAAGGATTGTCGCAGAGCACCGTGCTGGCCATTGCGCAGGACGGGATGGGGCGTATCTGGATGGGCACGCAGGACGGGCTGAACTGCTACGACGGTTATTCGTTCTCGGTGTTCCGCTGCGTGGAGGGCGATCCGCAGAGCCTGGGCGACAACTCCGTCAACGCGCTCTACGCCGACGGGGGCCTGCTCTGGATCGGCACGGCGTCGGGACTGTCGTGTTACGACGCGGCGGCGCAGCGGTTCGAGAATTTCCGCCTCGAAGGGCGCAACATGCAGGTCGCCGACATCGCCGCCACGGCCGATGGCGATCTGATTCTCGCCACCGATCTCGGCATCGTGCTCTTCGACCGCGAGAGCCGCGAGCTCGAAATCCGGACCTACCTCGCGGGCATCAGCGTACACGCCGTCTGTCCCTCGCGCGACGGATTCCTCGTCGGGACCTCCAACGGCGTCTACACCTATTCCTCGACATACGGCAACGCCGTGCGCATCCTGCCGCAGATGGCCCGCTACGACATCGCCAGCATCGTCGCCGACGGCGACGGATACTGGGTCGCCACCCACGGCAACGGCCTCTACCGTCTCGACGGCGCGTTGCAGGTCACCGGACGCTATGACGCCGCATCGAATCCCGGGCTGGTTTCGGACTACATCCGGGTGCTGAAAACCGACTCCGGAGGGCGTCTCTGGATCGGGACCTTCGACGGGCTTTCGATCCGCGACCCGCAGAGCGGACGCTTCGAACGTCACGTCCATACCTCCGACCCGGGGTCGCTGAGCCACAATTCGATCCGTTCCATCTTCATCGACGCCCAGCGGGGCGTCTGGCTCGGGACCTACTACGGCGGCGTGAGCTACTATCACCCGCTGGCCCGGCGTTTCGGCATCCTGCGCCACGATCCGGTGCGCAATTCGTTGGGCGACAATACGGTGAGCTGTATCGTCGAGGACCCCTCGTCGGAGAGCCTCTGGATCGGCACCAACGACGACGGCGTGAACCTCTACGACCGCCGCACGGGGCGTTTCTCGGAGTTCAACACCGCCAATGGCGCCCTGCTGTCGAACAACGTCAAGTGCGTGCTTCCCGACGGCCGCGGGCGCGTGTGGATCGGCACCCATGCCGGGGGCCTGAGTTCGATGGACGTTGCGACGCGGCGCACGCGCCACTACCCGGTCAACGCTTCGATCCCGATCAACAACAGCTGCTATTCGCTGCTCGACGGCGGCGACGGCACGCTGTGGGTCGGCACGCTCAACGGCCTGCTGTCGTTCGACATCGCCGCGGGACGCTTCTCGCGCCACCTCTGCACCGATTACGAATCCAAACTGGGGTCGTTGCAGATCACGACGCTCTTCCGCGACTCGAAGGGCCGCGTGTGGATCGGCACCGGGGCGGGGCTGTACCTCTGGCAGCCCGACGTGAAGCAGGTCATGGCCTGCGAACTGACCCTTGCGAAGAACGGAATTTCCCCCCCCCTCCGGCAGGATGTTCCGGTCATGTGCGTCGCGGAGGATACGCACCGTAACATCTGGATAGGCACCCGGCAGGGGCTTTTCCGCTACAACGCCCCGGACAATTCGTTCACGCGCTTCACCGTGGCCGACGGGCTCCCCAACGATTTCGTCTACGGCATCCTCGAAGACGAGCTGGCGCGGCTGTGGATCTCGACCAACAACGGACTGGCCTGCTTCGACACGCAGAAGAACACCTTCCGCCGCTACTCGTTGTGCGACGGCATCGCCAACAACCAGTTCAACATCTACTCCTACTGCCGGAGCCGCGACGGCGTTTTCTGGTTCGGCGGCATCGGCGGCATCACCTGGTTCCGGCCCCACGATCTCGTGGACAACCCCTTTGCGCCCGCGCCGCAGATCACGGGCGTCGATGTGGCCGATTCGGACGGCGACCGCCGCGTGCGCATCGAACGCGATTCGGCCGGGTGCGTCGTCGCGGCGGCGTTCCCCTCGGTGCGCAACATCTTCACGGTGCGCTTCGTGGCAGTCAATCCGCTGGCCGGAGGCCGCAACACCTTCGCCTACAAGCTGGAGGGATTCAACACCCGCTGGTACGAAACGTCGCACCTCGAAGCCAACTACTCGAACCTCAAGCCCGGGCACTACCTCTTCAAGGTCCGCGCGGCGAACAACGACGGACGCTGGAACGACGAGCCCGCGACGGTCGAGATCCGCGTGCTGCCGATGTGGTGGCAGACCCTTGCGGCGAAGATTCTGTGGGTGCTGCTCGCGCTGGGATTCGTCGGGGGCGTCGTGGCGGCGCTGCTGGGACGTATCAAGATGAAGATGCAGCTGCGCGTGGAGCGGCTGGAAAAGGAGTCCATCGGCCAGCTCAGTCAGGAGAAGATACGCTTCTACATCAACCTTTCGCACGAACTGCGCACGCCGCTGACGCTGATACTCTCGCCCTTGCAGGAGATCCGCGAGCACGGCACGGCCGACAAATACGTCGCCTCGCGCCTGAACTACATCTACCGCAACAGCCTCAAACTGCTGCACATTATCAACCAGCTGCTGGACTACCGCAAGGCCGAGCTGGAGATGTTCAAGATGAAGGTCGCCGTGCAGGATGTCGATGCCATCGTCGCCGAGGTCTTCTCGATGTTCGAGGAGGTGGCCCAGAACCGCGACATGGACTATATCCTCAGCTCTGAGCTGAAAGGCGAGGCGCTGCCCGTCGATAGGATGTTCCTCGAAATGATGCTCACGAACCTGCTCTCCAACGCCTTCAAGTTCACGCCCGACGGCGGCATCGTCCGCGTCGCCCTGCAACGCGGCGAGGGGTGTTTCCGCCTCACGGTCCGCGACTCCGGCATCGGCATTCCGCAGGACCAGCAGGAGCGCATTTTCGAACGTTTCTACCAGGTCAACGAATCCCACGCCGGGTCGGGCATCGGGCTGTCGATCGTCCGCCGCATCGTCGAGCTGCACGAGGGTTCGATCTCGCTGCGGAGCGAGCCGGGGCGCTTCTCGGAGTTCACCATCACGCTGCCCGACGACATAGCGGCCTATCCGGCCGGGAAGCGCGCCGGGGAGCACGACGTGCGCGCCTCGATCATCCGCGACGCCGAGAAATTCCTGCCCGAGGAGTGGTCGGGCGAGAGCGGCGATTTCGCCCCCGACGAGGAGGCTTCGGAGGAGAAGCGCGGCACGATCCTCGTCGCCGAAGCCAACGCCGAGGTCGCGCGCTATATCGCCGACCATTTCAAGTCCCGTTACGGCGTGGAGACCTTTTCCGACGGCAACGAGGCCCTCGAAAGGCTCAAAATGCTGGAACCCGACATCATCATCGCCGACCGGGTGCTGCCGGGGCTCGACGGGCTGAAACTCTGTCAGGCGGTGAAGCAGAATATCCGCACGTGCCATATCCCGGTGGTGCTTCTCGCCGCGGAGGGCAGCGTCGAGGAGCAGATCACGGGCATCGAGGCCGGGGCCGACAGCTACCTGCCGATGCCGCTGTCGATCTCGCTGCTCGCTGCCAACGTCCAGAACCTGCTGAAAGCCCGCTACCGGATGCGCCACTACTATTCGGACGACGCGGAGATCGACCCCGACAAGATCACCTCCAACTCCATGGACGGGGAGTTCCTGAAGAAGGCCATCCGCATCGTCGAGGAGAACATGGACAACGAGGAGTTCTCGTCGAACGATTTCAGCAAGGCGCTCTGCATGAGCCGTTCGAACCTCCATCTGAAGATGAAGTCCATCACGGGCGAGTCGGCCACGAAGTTCATCCGCAAGATCCGCTTCAACTACGCCTGCAAACTGCTGCTGGACCGCAAATATTCGATTTCGGAGATCAGTTCGATGGTGGGCTTCAACTCCCCGTCGTACTTCGCCACGAGCTTCAAGAAGCACGTCGGGTGCCTGCCCACGGAGTATGTCCGCAGCCGTTCCAAGAGCGGCGAGAAAGCGGGGTAG
- a CDS encoding ribose-phosphate diphosphokinase, with translation MAIHKIKIFTGRGSEYLATKIAASFGTTLGQSEVLRFSDGEFQPCYNESIRGCTVFIIQSTFPPSDNLMELLMMIDAARRASAYQVVAVVPYFGWARQDRKDRPRVPIGAKLVANMLMAAGVDRVMTMDLHADQIQGFFDVPVDALYASGIFVPYIKSLNIEDLSIAAPDMGGAKRANNYSKLLGTPIIISHKERAKANVVGKMTAIGDVEGRNVLIVDDMIDTAGTICMAADMLMARGAKSVRAAITHPVLSGPAYERINDSALQEVIVTDTIPLNPDKDLHKFTVLSVADLFADVIERVHNYKEISSIFSK, from the coding sequence ATGGCTATCCACAAAATCAAAATCTTCACCGGACGCGGTTCGGAATACCTGGCCACCAAAATCGCCGCGAGCTTCGGCACGACGCTCGGACAGTCGGAGGTCCTGCGTTTCAGCGACGGCGAATTCCAGCCCTGCTACAACGAGTCGATCCGCGGCTGCACGGTCTTCATCATCCAATCGACCTTCCCGCCCTCGGACAACCTCATGGAGCTGTTGATGATGATCGACGCCGCACGCCGCGCGTCGGCCTATCAGGTCGTGGCCGTGGTGCCCTACTTCGGCTGGGCACGCCAGGACCGCAAGGACCGCCCCCGCGTGCCGATCGGCGCCAAGCTGGTGGCCAACATGCTGATGGCCGCAGGTGTGGACCGCGTGATGACGATGGACCTGCACGCCGACCAGATCCAGGGATTTTTCGACGTTCCGGTCGATGCCCTCTACGCCAGCGGCATCTTCGTACCCTACATCAAGAGCCTCAACATCGAGGACCTCTCGATCGCGGCTCCCGACATGGGCGGCGCCAAACGCGCCAACAACTACTCCAAACTGCTGGGGACGCCGATCATCATTTCGCACAAGGAGCGCGCGAAAGCCAACGTCGTGGGCAAGATGACCGCCATCGGCGACGTGGAAGGCCGCAACGTGTTGATCGTCGATGACATGATCGACACCGCCGGCACGATCTGCATGGCCGCCGACATGCTCATGGCCCGCGGGGCGAAGAGCGTCCGCGCCGCCATCACCCACCCGGTGCTTTCGGGCCCGGCCTACGAGCGCATCAACGACAGCGCCCTGCAAGAGGTGATCGTGACGGACACCATTCCGCTCAACCCCGACAAGGACCTGCACAAATTCACCGTCCTGTCGGTCGCCGACCTCTTCGCCGACGTTATCGAACGCGTGCACAACTACAAGGAGATTTCGTCGATCTTCTCCAAATAG
- the yihA gene encoding ribosome biogenesis GTP-binding protein YihA/YsxC has translation MQITKAEFKCSSERISQVPKDGLKDIAFIGRSNVGKSSLINMLTARGGLAKVSGTPGKTRLVNHFRINDAWYLVDLPGYGYARTSKTQRGEFSKLITDYVLKCEKMHFLFVLADIRLEPQKIDLRFIEMLGENGIPFAIIFTKADKLSKTQQQKSVERFRTALAEQWEELPPMFVSSSEKGTGREEILAFIDECLRQN, from the coding sequence ATGCAGATCACCAAAGCCGAATTCAAATGCTCTTCGGAGCGCATATCGCAGGTCCCGAAAGACGGCCTGAAAGACATCGCCTTCATCGGGCGCAGCAACGTCGGCAAGTCGTCGCTCATCAACATGCTCACCGCCCGCGGAGGGCTGGCCAAGGTGTCGGGAACGCCCGGCAAAACCCGTCTGGTGAACCATTTCCGCATCAACGACGCCTGGTATCTCGTCGATCTGCCCGGCTACGGCTACGCCCGCACGTCGAAGACGCAGCGCGGAGAGTTCTCGAAACTCATCACCGACTACGTTCTCAAGTGCGAGAAGATGCACTTCCTGTTCGTGCTGGCGGACATCCGGCTCGAACCCCAGAAGATCGACCTGCGCTTCATCGAGATGCTGGGCGAGAACGGCATCCCGTTCGCCATCATCTTCACCAAGGCCGACAAACTCTCGAAGACCCAGCAGCAGAAGAGCGTGGAGCGGTTCCGCACGGCGCTCGCCGAACAATGGGAGGAGCTGCCGCCGATGTTCGTCTCCTCGTCGGAGAAAGGCACCGGACGCGAAGAGATCCTCGCCTTCATCGACGAATGCCTGCGTCAGAACTGA
- a CDS encoding site-specific integrase, producing MRSTFKVLFYLKRNAPKKNGLIPVMCRITVNSKIAQFSCKLDVEEKSWNVKSGRVSGRSIAAQEANRMLDKIRIGINQAYQKIADRDNYVTAEKVRNAYLGLGMNHETLLAVFRQHNDDYERQVGKLKSLRSYWKYCVVYKHLAEFVEKRYKVSDIALKELTPAFITDFELFLRVEKNHCNNTVWSYMMPFRKIIYMAVNNGLLQRDPFFAYSITKEETKRGFLTQEEIRLLINGTFKKKSYELIRDLFIFCTFTGLSWTDMANLTKANLRTSFDGHLWLDTNRQKTGVETNIRLLDVARHIIEKYDGMAEGDKLLPVPCYESCKRGIKAIAKKCGIEKNVTWHQSRHSYATTICLSNDVPIETLSKMLGHRSIRTTQIYAKITAEKVSRDMEKLAQRIEQMENFICQAI from the coding sequence ATGAGATCGACATTCAAAGTTTTATTTTACCTCAAACGCAATGCCCCGAAAAAGAATGGGCTTATTCCGGTCATGTGCCGCATCACGGTAAACAGCAAAATCGCCCAGTTCAGTTGCAAGTTGGATGTAGAGGAGAAGTCGTGGAACGTAAAGTCAGGCCGTGTCTCCGGCCGCAGCATCGCTGCGCAGGAGGCCAACCGCATGTTGGATAAAATCCGCATAGGTATCAACCAAGCCTATCAGAAGATCGCCGACCGCGACAACTATGTAACCGCCGAGAAAGTGCGCAACGCTTATCTGGGTTTGGGTATGAACCACGAAACCTTGCTGGCGGTATTCCGTCAGCATAACGATGATTACGAGAGGCAGGTGGGCAAACTCAAAAGCCTGCGCAGCTATTGGAAATACTGCGTCGTTTACAAACACCTCGCGGAGTTCGTCGAAAAGCGGTATAAGGTCAGCGACATTGCGCTCAAAGAGCTTACTCCAGCATTTATCACGGACTTCGAGTTGTTCCTGCGAGTGGAAAAGAATCACTGCAACAACACGGTCTGGTCGTATATGATGCCGTTTCGGAAGATTATCTATATGGCTGTCAATAACGGCTTGTTGCAGCGCGATCCGTTCTTCGCGTACAGCATCACCAAAGAAGAGACCAAACGGGGGTTTCTGACCCAAGAGGAAATCAGGCTGCTGATCAACGGCACATTCAAAAAGAAAAGCTACGAACTGATCCGCGATCTGTTCATCTTCTGCACCTTCACGGGCTTGAGCTGGACGGATATGGCGAACCTTACCAAAGCGAACCTGCGCACCTCGTTCGACGGGCATCTGTGGCTCGACACGAACCGGCAGAAAACGGGTGTCGAAACCAATATCCGGCTGTTAGATGTCGCCAGACACATCATCGAGAAATACGACGGCATGGCCGAAGGGGACAAGCTGCTGCCCGTTCCGTGTTACGAAAGCTGTAAAAGAGGCATCAAGGCAATAGCGAAGAAGTGCGGTATCGAAAAGAACGTCACGTGGCATCAAAGCCGCCACAGCTATGCGACGACCATCTGTCTCTCCAACGACGTACCTATCGAAACGCTCTCGAAAATGCTCGGACACCGGAGCATCCGGACGACGCAAATCTACGCTAAAATCACGGCAGAGAAAGTGAGCCGCGACATGGAGAAACTCGCGCAGCGCATCGAGCAGATGGAGAATTTCATTTGTCAGGCAATATAA